The following are encoded together in the Arcobacter aquimarinus genome:
- a CDS encoding GNAT family N-acetyltransferase — protein MIIEAKENEYKILTEIWEDSVRATHTFLEETNINFFRPKILNEYLYAVKLYVYKDEFGNILGFIGIDENKVEMLFIKSKYFKKGIGKKLLEYVIKNHNINELDVNEQNPNAVNFYKYLGFEVINRSEKDGFGKPFPLLHMKLNI, from the coding sequence ATGATTATAGAAGCAAAAGAAAATGAATATAAAATTCTTACTGAAATCTGGGAAGATTCAGTAAGAGCTACACATACTTTTTTAGAAGAAACAAATATAAACTTCTTTCGACCAAAAATTTTAAATGAATATTTATATGCAGTTAAATTATATGTTTATAAAGATGAGTTTGGAAATATTTTAGGTTTTATTGGAATTGATGAAAATAAGGTCGAGATGCTTTTTATAAAATCAAAATATTTTAAAAAAGGTATTGGGAAAAAACTTTTAGAATATGTTATAAAAAATCATAATATCAATGAATTAGATGTAAATGAACAAAATCCAAATGCAGTAAATTTTTATAAATATTTAGGCTTTGAAGTTATAAATCGAAGTGAAAAAGATGGTTTTGGAAAACCTTTTCCTCTTTTACATATGAAACTAAATATATGA
- a CDS encoding AraC family transcriptional regulator → MKSDIFKNPKLDFIELRYVEDIEDCVKMHLHEELTITAIKKGSLTLIFNDTSITVKPNEIAIINSQIPHSATTNEKSKDGYILYLKKDYLKNLDFNFSSAFELIKNKNIYKSFIKLCDCLLDIKISLIEKEENLYLFCLAFFSFEQTEQNYKEESILAMNIKKYLDENYLEEFILDELALKFDLTVVHLIRVFKKEFGLPIHSYILNKKVHLAKELLSSNISISQIAQNSGFFDQSHLNRSFKRIFQITPKEYQKNIFSKC, encoded by the coding sequence ATGAAATCAGATATCTTTAAAAATCCAAAATTAGACTTTATAGAGTTACGATATGTAGAAGATATCGAAGATTGTGTAAAGATGCATTTACACGAAGAACTTACAATCACTGCAATAAAAAAAGGTTCATTAACTCTTATTTTTAATGACACTTCAATAACAGTAAAACCAAATGAAATAGCTATCATAAATAGTCAAATTCCCCATAGTGCAACAACAAATGAAAAATCAAAAGATGGTTATATTTTGTATTTGAAAAAAGATTATTTAAAGAATTTAGATTTTAATTTTTCATCTGCTTTTGAACTAATCAAAAATAAAAATATCTATAAAAGTTTTATAAAACTATGTGATTGTTTACTTGATATTAAAATCTCTTTGATAGAAAAAGAAGAGAATCTTTATCTATTTTGTCTTGCATTTTTCTCTTTTGAACAAACAGAACAAAACTATAAAGAAGAATCAATTTTAGCAATGAATATAAAAAAATATTTAGATGAAAATTATCTTGAAGAGTTTATCTTAGATGAGTTAGCTTTGAAGTTTGATTTAACAGTTGTTCATCTAATAAGAGTATTTAAAAAAGAGTTTGGACTTCCAATTCATTCATATATTTTAAACAAAAAAGTACATCTTGCAAAAGAGTTATTATCTTCAAATATCTCTATTTCACAAATAGCACAAAATAGTGGTTTTTTTGACCAAAGTCACTTAAATAGAAGTTTTAAAAGAATCTTTCAAATTACACCAAAAGAGTATCAAAAAAATATTTTTTCAAAATGTTAA
- a CDS encoding 2-isopropylmalate synthase, translating to MSFKKYQQYPIVQNFKREWADKTITHAPIYCSVDLRDGNQALINPLTVEQKLEYFKTLVKMGFKQIEVSYPSASDTDFNFTRKLIEENLVPDDVAIQILIPAKKEWIKKSVEAMKDVKNGIFHLYNPTNEFQRRVVFQKSDDEIIQMAIEAMQYLVELTKDFKGKVTYQYSPESFSQTTLEFAVKICNEVINVVKPTKENKMIINLPNTLEACTANVYADRIEWMCKNLHNREALIISVHPHNDRGTSVASAELAVLAGADKVEGTLFGNGERAGNLDIINFAFNIYSQGIDPKLDLSIIDEVKDMYEEKTQLFVHPRHPFIGDMIFTAFSGGHQDAIKKGIDFYRQTNSQSWNVPYLPIDPKDIKRGYEKVIRVNSQSGKGGTSFIISEFLGVNMNKDEAIKFGLVIKEESDKLKRELEKEEIIELYKKLNS from the coding sequence ATGAGTTTCAAAAAATATCAACAATATCCTATTGTGCAAAATTTTAAAAGAGAGTGGGCAGATAAAACTATAACTCACGCGCCAATTTATTGTAGTGTAGATTTAAGAGATGGAAATCAAGCTTTGATAAATCCTTTAACAGTTGAGCAAAAATTGGAGTATTTTAAAACTTTAGTAAAAATGGGCTTTAAACAAATAGAAGTTAGTTATCCAAGTGCTAGTGATACAGATTTTAACTTTACTAGAAAATTAATCGAAGAGAATTTAGTGCCTGATGATGTGGCTATTCAGATTTTAATTCCTGCAAAAAAAGAGTGGATTAAAAAAAGTGTAGAAGCTATGAAAGATGTAAAAAATGGAATTTTTCATTTATACAATCCAACAAATGAGTTTCAAAGAAGAGTTGTTTTTCAAAAAAGTGATGATGAGATAATTCAAATGGCTATTGAAGCTATGCAATATTTAGTTGAACTAACAAAGGATTTTAAAGGAAAGGTAACTTATCAATATTCACCAGAAAGTTTTTCTCAAACTACTTTAGAGTTTGCTGTAAAAATTTGTAATGAAGTTATAAATGTGGTAAAACCAACAAAAGAAAATAAGATGATAATAAATTTACCAAATACTCTTGAAGCTTGTACAGCGAATGTTTATGCAGATAGAATAGAGTGGATGTGTAAAAATTTACACAATCGAGAAGCTTTGATAATCAGTGTTCATCCACACAATGATAGAGGAACTTCTGTGGCAAGTGCTGAGTTAGCTGTACTTGCAGGGGCAGATAAGGTTGAAGGAACATTGTTTGGAAATGGTGAAAGAGCAGGGAACTTAGACATAATAAATTTTGCTTTTAATATCTATTCACAAGGAATTGACCCAAAACTTGATTTATCAATAATTGATGAGGTAAAAGATATGTATGAAGAAAAAACACAACTTTTTGTACATCCAAGACATCCATTTATTGGTGATATGATATTTACTGCTTTTAGTGGTGGACATCAAGATGCTATCAAAAAAGGAATAGATTTTTATAGACAAACAAATAGCCAAAGTTGGAATGTACCATATTTGCCAATCGACCCAAAAGATATAAAAAGAGGGTATGAAAAAGTAATACGTGTAAACTCTCAATCGGGAAAAGGTGGAACTAGTTTTATAATAAGTGAATTTTTAGGTGTAAATATGAACAAAGATGAAGCTATAAAATTTGGTTTAGTTATAAAAGAAGAATCTGATAAATTAAAAAGAGAGTTAGAAAAAGAAGAAATAATCGAACTATATAAAAAGTTAAATAGTTAA
- a CDS encoding agmatinase family protein, translated as MSYRTLEEEIKVLELGLPPQEGDGFIGGRLDPEEASLVLIPVPWEATVSFGEGTANAPDAIRTSSHQLDVENFHYIKPYTAGIAMLETDKSLHKLSNKARKKALKVIDALENGDINEKALKYVNEASATLNSSVYEKSMEQIKKGKFVAVVGGDHSSPLGLIKALNDTQTESFGILHVDAHHDLREAYEGFTYSHASIFYNVMNECQNVSNLIQIGIRDYSNEEATRMINYGSKGACLYDTLMQSELASGKSLEEVFAPYINQLPQNVYLSIDIDGLEPLNCPNTGTPVPGGLRYGELEHLIFMIVKAGKNIIGFDLCEVGDSADGWDANVGSRVLYQLCGALLASQGKIEYR; from the coding sequence ATGTCTTACAGAACTTTAGAAGAAGAAATAAAAGTATTAGAATTAGGATTACCTCCACAAGAAGGTGATGGATTTATTGGTGGAAGATTAGACCCAGAAGAAGCTAGTTTAGTTTTGATTCCTGTTCCTTGGGAAGCGACTGTTTCTTTTGGAGAGGGAACTGCAAATGCTCCTGATGCTATACGAACTTCAAGCCATCAACTAGATGTTGAAAACTTTCATTATATCAAGCCATATACTGCTGGTATTGCTATGCTTGAAACTGACAAAAGTTTACATAAGCTTAGTAACAAAGCAAGAAAAAAAGCTTTAAAAGTTATTGATGCACTTGAAAATGGTGACATAAATGAAAAAGCATTAAAATATGTAAATGAAGCATCAGCTACGTTAAACTCTTCAGTTTATGAAAAATCAATGGAACAAATAAAAAAAGGGAAATTTGTAGCAGTTGTTGGAGGAGATCACTCATCACCTCTAGGACTTATCAAAGCTTTAAATGACACTCAAACTGAATCATTTGGAATCTTACACGTTGATGCTCACCACGATTTAAGAGAAGCTTATGAAGGTTTTACTTACTCTCACGCTTCAATTTTTTACAATGTGATGAATGAATGTCAAAATGTTTCAAACTTAATTCAAATTGGAATTAGAGATTATAGTAATGAAGAAGCAACTAGAATGATTAACTATGGTTCAAAAGGTGCCTGTTTATATGATACTTTAATGCAATCAGAACTTGCTAGTGGAAAATCACTTGAAGAGGTTTTTGCTCCTTATATAAATCAACTTCCACAAAATGTTTATTTATCAATAGACATTGATGGTTTAGAGCCTTTAAACTGTCCAAATACAGGAACTCCAGTTCCTGGGGGATTGAGATATGGAGAACTTGAACATCTTATTTTTATGATTGTAAAAGCTGGAAAAAATATCATAGGATTTGACCTTTGTGAAGTTGGCGATAGTGCTGATGGTTGGGATGCAAATGTTGGCTCACGTGTTTTATACCAATTATGTGGCGCATTACTTGCAAGTCAAGGAAAAATCGAATATAGATAA
- a CDS encoding RNA polymerase sigma factor, whose product MLRYYNELLYFAQKQVGDKEKAKDIIQETYSKVLEIKDKYEISNERAYLYKIVKNIVIKEALENQKIESTEYEENSHISPTYEQPEEVLIIEDQEKIFMQILEELSPRAKQAFILFTIDGYSRKEIAEILNITSNAVEKLIKRATIKIEEELAKRGF is encoded by the coding sequence ATGCTTAGATATTATAATGAACTTTTATATTTTGCCCAAAAACAAGTGGGAGATAAAGAAAAAGCAAAAGATATAATCCAAGAAACTTATAGCAAAGTTCTTGAAATTAAAGATAAATATGAGATAAGTAATGAACGAGCCTATCTGTATAAAATAGTAAAAAATATAGTGATAAAAGAAGCTTTAGAAAATCAAAAAATTGAGAGTACAGAATATGAAGAAAATTCTCATATCTCACCAACTTATGAACAACCAGAAGAAGTATTAATAATAGAAGATCAAGAGAAGATTTTTATGCAAATATTAGAAGAACTTTCTCCTAGGGCTAAACAAGCTTTTATTTTATTTACGATTGATGGTTATAGTAGAAAAGAGATAGCTGAGATTTTGAATATAACATCAAATGCAGTTGAAAAGCTCATAAAAAGAGCAACTATAAAAATAGAAGAAGAATTAGCAAAGAGAGGATTTTAA
- a CDS encoding FecR family protein: protein MNSEIKIKEEAIYWIACEKEGFDKNQKIEFENWIREELHQKIYNRMKFVHQMAKSLSKENKENLSDNVHFEIRKERFSKKIRYFSSAAAVLFVLCFSAFKIYDNNFKVQFSQSLMTDKRSLKEKLPDGSTIFVDAKTALDIEFFNGKREVTLKEGRVMFEVAKDKNRVFIIKSNDINIEVVGTKFEVIHKKDNTTINVEEGIVKTYFTKYFFDKQNEKLLTKENSITYLNEQGNITNQENINPNKIALWRENKIVLDKTTLKEALEEFSKYSDINISFLSKELETYYITGEFSSTQLDIFLKTITKIYPIKVDKKADEISISKKF, encoded by the coding sequence ATGAATAGTGAAATTAAAATCAAAGAAGAAGCTATATATTGGATAGCATGTGAAAAAGAGGGATTTGATAAAAATCAAAAAATTGAGTTTGAAAACTGGATAAGAGAAGAACTTCATCAAAAAATATATAATCGTATGAAATTTGTACATCAAATGGCAAAATCATTATCAAAAGAAAATAAAGAAAATCTTAGTGATAATGTGCATTTTGAGATAAGAAAAGAGAGATTTTCAAAAAAAATAAGATATTTTTCAAGTGCAGCAGCTGTTTTATTTGTACTCTGTTTTTCAGCTTTTAAAATCTATGATAATAATTTTAAAGTTCAGTTCTCACAATCTTTGATGACTGATAAAAGAAGTTTAAAAGAGAAGCTTCCTGATGGTTCTACTATTTTTGTTGATGCAAAAACAGCTTTGGATATAGAGTTTTTCAATGGAAAAAGAGAAGTAACTTTGAAAGAAGGAAGAGTTATGTTTGAAGTTGCAAAGGATAAAAATAGAGTATTTATCATAAAAAGTAATGATATAAATATAGAAGTAGTTGGAACAAAATTTGAAGTAATACATAAAAAAGATAATACAACTATAAATGTGGAAGAGGGGATTGTAAAAACATATTTTACAAAATACTTTTTTGATAAACAAAATGAAAAATTGCTTACAAAAGAAAATAGCATAACATATTTAAATGAACAAGGCAATATTACAAACCAAGAAAATATAAATCCAAATAAGATAGCTCTTTGGCGAGAAAATAAAATAGTTTTAGACAAAACAACTCTAAAAGAAGCATTGGAAGAGTTTTCAAAATATAGTGATATAAATATCTCTTTTTTATCAAAAGAGCTTGAAACTTACTATATAACAGGTGAATTTTCTTCAACTCAACTTGATATATTTTTGAAAACAATCACAAAAATATATCCTATCAAAGTAGATAAAAAAGCTGATGAGATAAGTATTTCAAAGAAATTTTAA
- a CDS encoding TonB-dependent siderophore receptor, with product MNLFKKSLLSPAVALLLYSSAMADDLTYSIEKQSLKDAIETISKKANKPYIANSALFEGKTSNAIKDIKGTKNALDEILKNSGLEAVIEDGAIIIKKKVVVGSGTVLEDININEVYTLGKNTENTNSYTTGSMNTAMKLDLSIKETPQSVSVVTQQQIEDMGLSNITDVVNSVTGLSSNNLDSERNSYSARGFGINNYQIDGVTTTYENGFMTGETSQDLTMYDRIEVVRGATGLLTGAGNPSAAINLIRKHADSKEFKGDVSFQGGSWDKYKGTLDVQTPLDEKGKVRARIATSYEEKKSFIDYYENKKTVLYGVVDADITDNTRVSLGAGYQKNDPRGSMWGGLPSKFSDGTSTNWDRSKSTASDWTYWSSENKNYFTNIEHYFNNDIKLYGAYSYSNNKGESKLSYISGKLDKDTGSGLTASSIQGYDSSQKQYNIDMYASIPFQVNKLDHEIVAGLMYSKQNLEAYNIPPISGSFDRTISNFYTFTGIVEPTWGSSNQVVDSNVKQTAAYLVGRFSITDDLKFIAGSRITTWERDLYYYGQTQNYDYNNILTPYAGLVYNINDNYTIFTSYTDIFNPQNARDKDGKYLDAIEGKNYETGIKGLFFEDKLNASFSVFRIEQDNLAQTDPSGAFIPGTTTQASIAAEGTTSKGFEIDINGEITDNWNLSVGYSQFEAKDTDANNINTSFPRKTFNVFSKYNWDKFSLGAGANWRDRTYNNGVEQESYILVNAMAKYKFDKNLSVQLNANNIFDEKYYANIGFYNQISYGDPRNYTLTLNYSF from the coding sequence ATGAATTTATTCAAAAAAAGTTTATTAAGTCCTGCGGTTGCTTTACTTTTATATTCAAGTGCAATGGCAGATGATTTGACTTATTCAATAGAAAAACAATCTTTAAAAGATGCTATTGAAACAATCTCAAAAAAAGCAAATAAACCATATATCGCAAATAGTGCACTTTTTGAAGGAAAAACCTCAAATGCAATAAAAGATATAAAAGGAACAAAAAATGCTTTAGATGAGATACTAAAAAATAGTGGTTTAGAAGCAGTTATCGAAGATGGGGCGATTATTATAAAGAAAAAAGTAGTTGTGGGAAGTGGAACGGTACTTGAAGATATTAATATAAATGAGGTGTATACTTTAGGAAAAAATACTGAAAATACTAATTCCTATACAACAGGAAGTATGAATACAGCAATGAAACTGGATTTATCTATAAAAGAAACTCCACAATCGGTGAGTGTTGTTACTCAACAACAAATAGAAGATATGGGATTATCAAATATAACAGATGTTGTAAATAGTGTTACGGGACTTAGTTCTAATAATTTGGATAGTGAAAGAAATAGTTATTCTGCTAGAGGATTTGGAATAAATAATTATCAAATTGATGGTGTAACAACAACTTATGAAAATGGCTTTATGACAGGTGAAACTTCTCAAGATTTAACTATGTATGATAGAATTGAAGTTGTTAGAGGAGCAACAGGATTATTAACAGGAGCTGGAAATCCAAGTGCTGCTATAAATTTAATAAGAAAACATGCAGATTCAAAAGAATTTAAAGGAGATGTTTCTTTCCAAGGTGGGTCTTGGGACAAATATAAAGGTACTTTAGATGTTCAAACCCCACTTGATGAAAAAGGAAAAGTAAGAGCTAGAATTGCAACAAGCTATGAAGAAAAAAAATCATTTATAGATTATTATGAAAATAAAAAAACAGTTCTATATGGAGTTGTTGATGCAGATATAACAGATAATACAAGAGTTTCTCTTGGTGCAGGTTACCAAAAAAATGATCCAAGAGGAAGTATGTGGGGTGGATTACCTTCAAAATTCAGTGATGGAACGTCTACAAATTGGGATAGATCAAAATCAACTGCTTCTGATTGGACATATTGGTCTTCGGAAAATAAAAACTATTTTACAAATATTGAGCATTATTTTAACAATGATATAAAATTATATGGAGCATATTCATATTCTAATAATAAAGGAGAATCAAAACTTTCTTATATTTCAGGAAAGTTAGATAAAGATACAGGAAGTGGATTGACTGCATCTTCTATTCAAGGTTATGATTCTTCTCAAAAACAATACAATATTGATATGTATGCTTCTATACCTTTTCAAGTAAATAAATTAGATCATGAAATAGTAGCTGGACTTATGTATAGTAAACAAAATTTAGAAGCTTATAATATTCCCCCTATTTCTGGTAGTTTTGATAGAACTATAAGTAATTTTTATACATTTACTGGTATTGTCGAACCCACATGGGGAAGTTCAAATCAAGTTGTTGATTCAAATGTCAAACAAACAGCAGCTTATTTAGTTGGTAGATTTTCTATAACTGATGATTTAAAATTTATTGCTGGAAGTAGAATCACTACTTGGGAGAGAGATTTATATTATTATGGTCAAACTCAAAACTATGATTATAATAATATTTTAACACCTTATGCAGGTTTAGTTTATAACATCAATGATAATTATACTATTTTTACAAGTTACACTGATATTTTTAACCCTCAAAATGCAAGAGATAAAGATGGAAAATATCTAGATGCAATTGAAGGCAAAAACTATGAAACTGGTATAAAAGGATTATTTTTTGAAGATAAATTAAATGCAAGTTTTTCAGTTTTTAGAATTGAACAAGATAATTTAGCCCAAACAGATCCAAGTGGTGCTTTTATTCCAGGTACTACAACACAAGCAAGTATCGCGGCAGAAGGAACAACAAGTAAAGGGTTCGAAATTGATATAAATGGAGAAATTACTGATAATTGGAATTTAAGTGTTGGATATTCTCAATTTGAAGCAAAAGATACTGATGCTAATAACATAAATACTTCATTCCCTAGAAAAACTTTTAATGTTTTTTCAAAATATAATTGGGATAAATTTAGTTTAGGTGCTGGAGCAAATTGGAGAGATAGAACTTATAATAATGGAGTTGAGCAAGAATCATATATTTTAGTAAATGCAATGGCTAAATACAAATTTGATAAAAATTTATCAGTTCAATTAAATGCTAATAATATATTTGATGAAAAATATTATGCAAATATAGGATTTTATAATCAAATCTCTTATGGAGATCCAAGAAATTATACTCTTACTTTAAACTATTCATTTTAA
- a CDS encoding class I SAM-dependent methyltransferase, whose protein sequence is MKNIRFKYQTIEFGEDDIHLRTLKDKQQFKDENKIAEKLGISSASWSLFGVLWPSSEVLANFIYDYDFKNKRILEVGCGIGLSSLILNHLDADITATDYHPEAEKFLDINTELNEDEEIPFVRVDWKNNYSDKLGKFDLIIGSDLLYERNHPELLSSFINAHANLNCKVILVNPNRGYQAKFTSKMEKYGFNCISFEPENTDYLDEPYKGKIFKYSR, encoded by the coding sequence ATGAAAAATATTAGATTTAAATATCAAACCATTGAGTTTGGGGAAGATGATATTCATCTAAGGACATTGAAAGATAAACAACAATTTAAAGATGAAAATAAAATAGCTGAAAAGCTAGGTATTTCAAGTGCATCTTGGTCACTTTTTGGAGTTCTTTGGCCTTCTAGCGAAGTTCTAGCTAATTTTATTTATGACTATGATTTCAAAAATAAAAGAATCTTAGAGGTTGGTTGTGGCATAGGCTTATCAAGTCTGATTTTAAACCATCTCGACGCTGACATAACTGCAACAGATTATCATCCTGAAGCTGAAAAATTCTTAGATATTAATACAGAACTAAATGAAGATGAAGAAATACCTTTTGTAAGAGTAGATTGGAAGAATAACTATTCAGATAAATTAGGAAAATTTGATCTTATCATAGGTAGTGATTTATTATATGAAAGAAACCATCCTGAATTATTATCAAGTTTTATAAATGCCCATGCAAATTTGAATTGTAAGGTTATTTTAGTAAATCCAAATAGAGGATATCAAGCTAAATTTACAAGCAAAATGGAAAAATATGGCTTTAACTGTATATCATTTGAACCTGAAAATACAGATTATTTAGATGAACCGTATAAAGGAAAAATTTTTAAATATTCTAGATAA
- a CDS encoding pentapeptide repeat-containing protein has product MSKCSCNDSDKCILHCEKDDWYEIDDNGNKNWDKSEGNINLFWKIFYEKYDSIQILFVIKNVVFPKFESQGLAKQSPRKIVFEYINNSLKFENCTFEDEISLYKYIHKLEFKECKFLANFELSKNDIEKGLTFINCTFNKNLILKNVTFKIGSKVRIKNCSMIENVNFENTTFEDLADFNKTCFNEINFYKTTFEDISVFTETIFNKKVDFKHTTFEKLSIFRNSEFIDSINLKDAIFKEKANFLEIKTDVSNRETARIIKDSFEQQNNIIEANKFYALEMKSREKELDFKENFFEWLVFKIHGLASNHSQDWILALFWIISFTFSFLTMDFVNTHYLTHIVDYILIDLLIFIGFVYGSYLTIEYEKINKFCYIGIYYIFYAFFSGDWLLKCFSNKLNPFSIMTGNEELTFSGLIYKIIIAYLIYQLIISIRQNTRRK; this is encoded by the coding sequence ATGAGTAAATGTAGTTGTAATGATAGTGATAAATGTATTTTACATTGTGAAAAAGATGATTGGTATGAAATTGATGATAATGGAAATAAAAACTGGGATAAATCAGAAGGAAATATAAACTTATTTTGGAAGATATTCTATGAAAAATATGATTCAATACAAATTTTATTTGTAATAAAAAATGTTGTATTTCCTAAATTTGAATCGCAAGGCTTAGCTAAACAAAGTCCTAGAAAAATAGTATTTGAATATATAAATAATTCTTTAAAATTTGAAAATTGTACTTTTGAAGATGAAATATCTTTATATAAATATATACATAAATTAGAATTTAAAGAATGTAAATTTTTAGCTAATTTTGAATTATCAAAAAATGATATTGAAAAAGGACTTACTTTTATAAATTGTACTTTTAACAAAAACTTAATTTTAAAAAATGTTACATTTAAAATAGGTTCAAAAGTTAGAATTAAAAATTGTTCGATGATTGAAAATGTAAATTTTGAAAATACAACATTTGAAGATTTAGCTGATTTTAATAAAACATGTTTTAATGAGATTAATTTTTATAAGACTACATTTGAAGATATATCAGTTTTTACTGAAACAATATTTAATAAAAAAGTAGATTTTAAACATACTACTTTTGAGAAACTATCTATCTTTAGAAATTCTGAGTTTATAGATTCAATAAATTTAAAAGATGCAATTTTTAAAGAAAAAGCAAATTTTTTAGAAATTAAAACAGATGTTTCAAATCGTGAAACAGCAAGAATAATAAAAGACTCTTTTGAACAACAAAACAATATTATTGAAGCCAATAAATTTTATGCTTTAGAGATGAAATCAAGAGAAAAAGAGTTAGATTTTAAAGAAAATTTTTTTGAATGGTTAGTTTTTAAAATTCATGGTTTAGCTTCAAATCATTCACAAGATTGGATTTTAGCTCTATTTTGGATAATTTCATTTACATTCTCTTTTTTAACAATGGATTTTGTTAATACCCATTATTTAACTCATATTGTAGATTATATTTTAATAGATTTATTGATTTTTATAGGATTTGTTTATGGAAGTTATTTAACTATTGAATATGAAAAAATAAATAAATTTTGCTATATTGGAATATATTATATTTTTTATGCTTTTTTTTCAGGGGATTGGCTTTTAAAATGTTTTAGCAACAAATTAAATCCATTTTCAATAATGACAGGAAATGAAGAATTAACTTTTAGTGGTTTGATTTATAAAATTATCATTGCATATCTAATCTATCAATTAATTATCTCTATTCGTCAAAATACAAGAAGAAAATAG
- a CDS encoding antibiotic biosynthesis monooxygenase family protein yields MFGVIFEVEIKENKKNEYLSIAAILKEQLVKEEGFISIERFQSLVNENKLLSLSFWEDEKSILNWKKNLDHFAAQKKGRESIFKDYRIRVVEVKRDYTLQSSDFQDR; encoded by the coding sequence ATGTTCGGAGTAATATTTGAAGTTGAAATAAAAGAAAACAAAAAGAATGAATATTTAAGTATCGCAGCTATTTTAAAAGAACAGTTAGTAAAGGAAGAAGGTTTTATATCAATTGAAAGGTTTCAATCATTGGTAAATGAAAACAAGCTTTTATCTTTATCTTTTTGGGAAGATGAAAAATCAATTTTAAATTGGAAGAAAAATCTTGACCATTTTGCAGCCCAAAAAAAAGGTAGAGAGTCAATTTTTAAAGATTATAGAATACGAGTTGTTGAGGTAAAAAGAGATTACACTTTACAATCAAGTGATTTCCAAGATAGATAG